In Homo sapiens chromosome 11, GRCh38.p14 Primary Assembly, one DNA window encodes the following:
- the B3GNT6 gene encoding acetylgalactosaminyl-O-glycosyl-glycoprotein beta-1,3-N-acetylglucosaminyltransferase: MAFPCRRSLTAKTLACLLVGVSFLALQQWFLQAPRSPREERSPQEETPEGPTDAPAADEPPSELVPGPPCVANASANATADFEQLPARIQDFLRYRHCRHFPLLWDAPAKCAGGRGVFLLLAVKSAPEHYERRELIRRTWGQERSYGGRPVRRLFLLGTPGPEDEARAERLAELVALEAREHGDVLQWAFADTFLNLTLKHLHLLDWLAARCPHARFLLSGDDDVFVHTANVVRFLQAQPPGRHLFSGQLMEGSVPIRDSWSKYFVPPQLFPGSAYPVYCSGGGFLLSGPTARALRAAARHTPLFPIDDAYMGMCLERAGLAPSGHEGIRPFGVQLPGAQQSSFDPCMYRELLLVHRFAPYEMLLMWKALHSPALSCDRGHRVS, translated from the coding sequence ATGGCTTTTCCCTGCCGCAGGTCCCTGACTGCCAAGACTCTGGCCTGCCTCCTGGTGGGCGTGAGTTTCTTAGCACTGCAGCAGTGGTTCCTCCAGGCGCCAAGGTCCCCGCGGGAGGAGAGGTCCCCGCAGGAGGAGACGCCAGAGGGTCCCACCGACGCTCCCGCGGCTGACGAGCCGCCCTCGGAGCTCGTCCCCGGGCCCCCGTGCGTGGCGAACGCCTCGGCGAACGCCACGGCCGACTTCGAGCAGCTGCCCGCGCGCATCCAGGACTTCCTGCGGTACCGCCACTGCCGCCACTTCCCGCTGCTTTGGGACGCACCGGCCAAGTGCGCCGGCGGCCGAGGCGTGTTCCTGCTCCTGGCGGTGAAGTCGGCGCCTGAGCACTACGAGCGACGCGAGCTCATCCGGCGCACGTGGGGGCAAGAGCGCAGCTACGGCGGGCGGCCAGTGCGCCGCCTCTTTCTATTGGGCACCCCGGGCCCCGAGGACGAGGCGCGCGCGGAGCGGCTGGCGGAGCTGGTGGCGCTGGAGGCGCGCGAGCACGGCGACGTGCTGCAGTGGGCCTTCGCGGACACCTTCCTCAACCTCACGCTCAAGCACCTGCACTTGCTCGACTGGCTGGCTGCACGCTGCCCGCACGCGCGCTTTCTGCTCAGCGGCGACGACGACGTGTTCGTGCACACCGCCAACGTAGTCCGCTTCCTGCAGGCGCAGCCACCCGGCCGCCACCTGTTCTCCGGCCAGCTCATGGAGGGCTCCGTGCCCATCCGCGACAGCTGGAGCAAGTACTTCGTGCCGCCGCAGCTCTTCCCCGGGTCCGCTTACCCGGTGTACTGCAGCGGCGGCGGCTTCCTCCTGTCCGGCCCCACGGCCCGGGCCCTGCGCGCGGCCGCCCGCCACACCCCGCTCTTCCCCATCGACGACGCCTACATGGGCATGTGTCTGGAGCGCGCCGGCCTGGCGCCCAGCGGCCACGAGGGCATCCGACCCTTCGGCGTGCAGCTGCCTGGCGCACAGCAGTCCTCCTTCGACCCCTGCATGTACCGCGAGTTGCTGCTAGTGCACCGCTTCGCGCCCTACGAGATGCTGCTCATGTGGAAGGCGCTGCACAGCCCCGCGCTCAGCTGTGACCGGGGACACCGGGTCTCCTGA